The following is a genomic window from Paenibacillus sp. FSL R5-0766.
CATGAGTGACTCCGATGACAGAATGATCTTTCGATCGCTGTTATCCCCAGATTTTTTCGATTCCCTTTTTTAAAAGGGAAAATCCGGTGATAAAGGCGAACGCTTCGCTTCTACAGCTCATTTCTGTCCTCTCCGTTAACATGTAAATTTCCAGTTTCATTTTATAAAAAATATTGTCCTATATAAAGGTATTCGACGCAAAACGCCCCCGGTATGTAAACCGGAGGCGTATGTGTAAGCCTGTAAATTATTGGTGTTTTGCGATAATTCCTTTGAGCGCATCTTTCGAGTTCAGACCAACCACTTTATCTACCGGTTGACCGTCTTTGAAGAAGATCAAAGTTGGAATGCTCATTACGCCAAAGCGGGAAGCAGATTCCGGATTTTCATCCACGTTAACTTTAGCAATTTTCACTGCATCGCCAACTTCTGTGGACAGCTCTTCCAGGATTGGAGCGAGCATTTTACAAGGACCACACCAAGGCGCCCAGAAATCAACAAGAACCGTTCCTTCGCCTTCTACTTCAGCGTTGAAGGATTGATCGGATACGTTAACAATAGCCATGAAATTGTCCTCCTTATATATACTTACGGTTTTATTTTAACCTGTAACGTCGTGAACGACACTTCCAGTATAACACAGGTACGTCAAACTTGTGAATTGAACGCTGCAATGTTCATCTTCCCAACATCAAATCTTCACAATTACAGGATGTCGCATACTAACTGCAAAATCTTTACAAACGCTTTCTTTTCCAAGTATACTAAAATTACTCCGGGTTTCAGCCCCCATACGGGCAAGCTGTTTCCCCATAAGGAGGCAATAACATGGATGCAAATGTGCAGATCAGCGACCCGCGTGAACATGTGAACGAGGAACCCCGCAACGATCTGTTTGATCTGATCGCGGGTGTTGCCGGCATGGCCGGCCTGATGACAGTGATCTTTTTCGGTATGGTTATCTTCAAATTCCTCACTGAATAGGATGCTTCCAGGCTCACGCAGGACCAGAAAAGCCCGGTTTTCGCGACAATGCGAAAGCCAGGCTTTTTTTGGGACTACTTTAGTTTTTGATTGCAATCAGCTCAGCTTTTAAATCGTAAGCTCAACCGATAATTTGAAGATTAACCTTGTCCAGAACCATTTCGTTCAAATAGATAGGTTTAACGTTTGCCGCGCTGATTCTCACCCCGAACGGAGATGACATCCACGAATGGACGAATCCGGTCCATGAGACGCTGGCCTTTATTCGATTCCTCGCCGTCCCGATTGGTGAAGCTCAGATGTTTTTCAAGCCCATCCAGATTGTAATTGGACGTATAGAACGTTGGTTTGCGATTCATCCGATAGTTCAGAATGGACCCCATCACATGATCTCGAACCCAAGGGTTCAGATTCTCTGCCCCGATATCGTCAAAGATGAGCAGATCACAACTTTTCAAAATATCCGTCATTTCCTTCAGCTTCTGCCCTTCACTGATCATGGATTTCAGATCCTCCACAAAGTCAGGCATATAAATAATGACACCCGTGTGGCCTGCAACCGCCAGTTCATGCAGCAGGTAACACATCAGAAACGTCTTGCCCGTCCCGAATGTTCCCTCCAGAAACAGTCCTTGCGGAGATAATCCGTTCTCCTTGGTCTCGCTAATATACCGAAGCACCTGATTCACTGCCGGAGCACGCATCCGATCCTTGCCCATAATCTCCACGTCGTTGTATCCAGCACTGAGCGCACGCTCGTCCACATAGAAACTGCGAATGCGTTGCTTAATGATATGTTCATTTTGCCGGGCGATATGTTTGGAACAAGGCGCTTTTATATCTATGATTTCGGGTTTACCGTTAAAATGTTCTACTTCCAGTTTGCAAAAGTGGCCCTGAAAATCGTTAGGACAGTTGTCGAGTCCCGGACAATTCGCACAGTTCTTAGAGTCTTTGGCGTACTGAAACAGCTTGCTCAGATCGGTCATGAGCTGTGCATCTTGCAGTTCAGGATGACCTGCGCGGAATTCGCGTACGTACGGATTTTCCATCAATTCCGCCGCAATCCGCCGCGATTGCTCACGAAAGGCAGGGTTCAGCTGCTGAAGCAGTCCTCCCAAGGATTCCATGGCTTCAAGCCCCCTTAATGTTTCAATATAGAATGAACAATGAAGTGTACCTGCGACCATCTTGATGGCATAGGTACTTTCGATCATTTGCAATTCTACTGTTCATTCTATAGAAAAACAACCAATAACTCAACAGATACATCTGGTAAATAGCGTAACCCTTCCGCCACCGTGCCTAATGCTTAGTTTAGAGCACACTTGCATTCCTGTACCTTCTAGTGTGTGTTCAAAAGTCTGTTTTTCGACTCTTTAAACAACTTTTATCAGCGGCGCAAGCCGACAGTTACGATCTCGCATGAACCTGTCTGTATGTTCCATTCCTTGCTGGCAAATGATAATGTCGATGCCTCTTCTATGTTGTGAGAATGAAGCCTTTCGCCCTCTTCCTCCAGGATGTTGCTCTTATATGCCGTTTCGAATGGCTGCGGATTCGCTTGTGATGCAGCAAGATTCAAAGTGGCAGAGTCGGTGGTCATATTGAACCAGCGTAGCATCACATCACCGGAATCCTCATTTACCTTGAGTGAAGAAAAAGCCAAGCCGTCTCCTTGCCATGCAAACGGTGTGTTGCTAGGTGTTAAATAACCCGGGTGTACTTCGGTTTGTGCCAGCGTCCAAGGAACCTGGAACTGATAGGCCTCGATATATGCACCTGATGCTGCACCATTGCCATCATGCGGAATGATCTCGATCTGAAATGTATGTTCACCAAGGCATTGTGCTTCCGGTGTCGGGAACAAGCCCCAGTCTCCAAGTTCGCCCACAGCACGTAGCAGCGTAACCGCAATGGTATTGCGTCCATCCTGAAGGACTTCATATTCATTCAGACCCAGATTGGCAACGACCAATCCGACGTCTTGTTCACTTACATCTACAAAATTCTGTTGATGCTGTGTATTGCTTGGATTTTGCCACTCCGGTGCAGGCTTGTTATCACGTGTTGCAATTTCGAACATGGAATCCACATGATGAACAGCAGATACAAGATCCGTTGGGAAAAGAGCACGCACCCGATGATCCTTCGCCTGATTGTTGAAGGTTGTCTCCACCTGGACACCTTTTCCACTACGACTAAGCGATATCACTGTACGGATCTGAAGTGGAGTCATTTTCGCTGAACGCTGGGCTTTGCGATGTGGATAATAAATCAGTTCTCGCTGTTCCTGATCCAGCATCTCATCCGCAGACTCCGGTATTTCCCAATGATGAATCACTTCAAACGAGGCCAAGTATGATGTATCCTCAAGGACCCGAATCTCGGCCTGAAGCTCGTGTGTTGTCCGCGCCACTTCGTTCTCTGGCTGTTTGAACATGTATTCATTACCGATATCGCCCACATTTTCGTACACGCCAAGGTCCTTGTAAGTCCGGCCTGTTCGTTTGTCTGTGAGTGTGAATGAACCATTGTCTTCAATCGTGACGATCATATGTTGATTTTCCATGCCACGTTCACCACGCAACAGCGTAGTCTTTTTCGACGAAGTACCACTCTTAGCATGATCCACTGATTTCACCAAAGCATACGTCTTCAGGCCCAATGCAGCTACATGCTCTGTTTCAAAACGAATACGTACTCGCCGACAACTATACGGTTGGCGGAAGCGATCATCCGGCAGATCATAGCCGAATTGCAGACCCAGATCCTCCACCGTACATGGAATGTGGTTACCATTTTCATCTACCAGTATGCGATCTGACAGGTCAACGGCTTTCATCTGCGTCGCCATCTCTTCCAATGTATGTCCATCCCGGAAATACAACCGAGCCGCATCCAGTTCCATCTGGACCACACCGCTGCGTTCCCATCCCGTTGTATTAAACACCACCACAGGGCGGGCATTTTCGCCGTAACGCTCAAAGATGGAGGTATCGACAGCTGTAGCAATCTGGCTGGTGCTCTCTTCAATTAAAGCCTCTGCCACATGACGGCTCTTATCAAACCGTGTCACCATCTCACGATGCACCTCATCCACACTGCATCCACAGATGCTGTCATGCGGGTGATTTTGCATCAGCGTTTTCCAGGCATACGTCAGTTGATCATGTGGATAGGCATGTCCAAGCAGATAGGCGTAGGATGCTAGGGGTTCAGCCACTTTTTCCAGCATGGACTGGCCCAGCTGGTTCATCTGTTTCAAATACACACGAGCCGAGGCGGTGTTCACCAGGGTTCCCCAGCCATCAGTTCGCTGGCTGCGCAGTTCTCCTTTGACCGTGGACAGTTCATGTTCAGACGATGCTCTCAAAGCTTCCAGATAATCTGGAAAATTCGAGTGAACAAACTCGATATCGGGATATAATTGTTCAGCCATACGGATGGCTTCTGGCAGATCCCGCTGAATTGGTTGGTGATCACATCCGTTCATGTACAACAACTCATTCGTTGATGCATATTTCTCAGCGTCTGCAAGCTTGGTTTCCCAGAACTTGCGGGCCGATTCCTCGTCTACTGGAACTTCATTTCCGTTGGAGTACCAGTTGGCAAACAATACGCCAAGCACTTTCGATCCGTCTGGTCCTTCCCACATCAGCTCCGAGAAGCTTGATTCATATCCGGCATCCGATACCGTATTATTAAATCCCGTAGGCTTCACGCCACGACCAAAAAACACATTATCAATGCCTGATTGCTGCATCAGCTGTGGAGTCTGCCCGACCAATCCGAATGTATCTGGAAAGTAACCAATTTTCGAAGGTGTACCGTAACGTTTGGCATCTTTATGACCAACCTGCATGTTGCGCACATTGGCTTCTCCGCTCGTCAAAAAGGCATCCTGCAAAATGTACCATGGACCAATCACAATCCGTCCATTGCGAATATGTTTCTCCAGTCGTTCCTTTTGTTCCGGGCGAACCTGAAGATAATCATCGATGATAATCGTTTGTCCATCCAAATAAAAGCTTTTGTAGTCCGATCCCTCATCAAGCTGATCCAACAGTGAATCGACGAGCTGAATAAGACGCATATGATGCTTCTCATACGGCAAGTACCATTCCCGATCCCAGTGGGTATGCGAAATAATATGTGCTCTCTTTTTCTTGGTCATCGTGTTATCCCACCTCGTTCGTCTTGTTGTACAATCTCAACCTCATCCGGGCGATACACCGCAGTCAGGTTTCCAGAAGCATCCGTGGCAAACAGCACCGAACGATTTTTCTCCAATTGGAACGAGTACGATACACCTGTACGTTGATCTCTCACATGAACTTCATGGTTCAAGGCAAACTCCGATACAAATACATACAGATTTCCTTTTGGAAAACTCAGCTTCCGGCCATAGATCCCTGCGATATCTCCGCCAGATATCCATTCCAACTCCTGTTCGATACCCGAAATCTCGGTTGCATAACGATATAATTCAGCTAGTGGCTCGTCCCGTCCGTTTAACTCCACCGGCAGCGGGGTCCAGATTAATTTCCCTTTGCCCAAAGGTAGAACGTGTACTTCATCTGCTGTACCATTATCCCCATGAAGCAACGTCTCCTTTGCCACCTCGGCGATCCGACGCCGTCCATAGGTCACCCGGTGATTCACGCCATTAATATTCAGCAGTTCTTCCCGCTGTACGTTACCCAGACTGCGTTTGCCTACAATATGATCTGCACGGTCAGTTGCCTTCCAGTACGCATCCAGCCCCAGTGGTCCAGTGATGAGCAGGCTCGTGCCTTCTTTCTCTGCAAACGTGAGCAATTGTTGAAGTGCATCGCTGTCCATATTGTGTGGACTCGGCACGATAATCAGCTTCGGTGGCAGCTGCTCCAGCGCTTCCAGATGATATTCGGATAATGCACGGAATGGCAATTTCAGATCATAGGACATCACACGAGTAAGCTTTGTTGTGGCATCATAGGCCAGGGCACGGTTGGAGAAGTCATTGGAATACGGGAACACCACAGCAATATCCTCCAGCTCGCGGTCTTCAAAGAGATCACGAATGCCATGCATGAATCGGCCATAATCATAAGACACATCCGCCTCTGGTTTCTCCGTACCATCTGCACGAAGGGCTCCGATATGAGACTCATTGGCGTTATCCATATAAAAGTTGGTGTTCCAGATCCATTGCACCGCACCTGCACCGCCTGTCGAGAAAGCATAGGCGTACTTGCGCTCGAGAATGCCACGAAGCTCTTCTTCCGTACGTTTGGCTCGCCCATCCGGGGTTTCCACATACATGATGCCCGTCTCCTGAATGAGATTCGGTTTGTATGGCGTTTTGGCGAAAATACCGTCCCAGATCAGATCATCATTCAACCACCAGGAATGCACGGTTGTATAATCCACTTCACGTTCATAGAAGAACGGAGAAGGACGCTGTGCACCAAGGGCTTCGTCCTGTCCCACGGTAACCAGATGATCGGGAACCAGGTCTTTGATCGTACCTACAAGCTCTCTTGCCCAAACATTGTGCATCTCCATAGAGAAGAGACAGTAATCGAGCCAGCGTGTTCCCTTTTTGGCCTTGTGCATGTCCTGAACATCAAAGTTAATCTCTTCCGCCTCCGGGATCACCGCGGCAGCAAAGTTCGGAAGCTGCTTCGGTGACATGTTCCATGCCTCCTGCAACGCCTCAATCGTCTGATGCCGTTGTTCAAGCCAAGCGATAAAGGCCTGCTGTTCATACGAATCCCTCGCCGAGCGTGGGCCTGCCGAGAAGATACGCACCGGATCAAACATCGATGGCTCATTAATCAGATCCCAGTCCACATGTGTTGTATGCGTGTGACGACTAACGATGCTGCGGATGAAACGTTTCTGTGCTTCGACACTCTGCGGGTCCAAATACGGATTCGTGCCTTCCCATGTCTCCGGTGTAAAGGAGAAGAAAGTGAACGTGACCTGTAAGCCGTGGCGCTTCGCCGTTAAAATAAATGCATCAATGGCACGAAGCACATCCTCTGCCATATGTCCGTCCACCTGCATCATGTTGCGATAGGCGGTCCAGATTCCCGTCCGAATCCAGTTGATTCCTGCTTTTGCCATCTGAGCCATGTCTCGATCCCAAACATCCGCATTTGGCAGAAACAG
Proteins encoded in this region:
- the trxA gene encoding thioredoxin, whose product is MAIVNVSDQSFNAEVEGEGTVLVDFWAPWCGPCKMLAPILEELSTEVGDAVKIAKVNVDENPESASRFGVMSIPTLIFFKDGQPVDKVVGLNSKDALKGIIAKHQ
- a CDS encoding YqzM family protein, coding for MDANVQISDPREHVNEEPRNDLFDLIAGVAGMAGLMTVIFFGMVIFKFLTE
- the dnaI gene encoding primosomal protein DnaI, whose product is MESLGGLLQQLNPAFREQSRRIAAELMENPYVREFRAGHPELQDAQLMTDLSKLFQYAKDSKNCANCPGLDNCPNDFQGHFCKLEVEHFNGKPEIIDIKAPCSKHIARQNEHIIKQRIRSFYVDERALSAGYNDVEIMGKDRMRAPAVNQVLRYISETKENGLSPQGLFLEGTFGTGKTFLMCYLLHELAVAGHTGVIIYMPDFVEDLKSMISEGQKLKEMTDILKSCDLLIFDDIGAENLNPWVRDHVMGSILNYRMNRKPTFYTSNYNLDGLEKHLSFTNRDGEESNKGQRLMDRIRPFVDVISVRGENQRGKR
- a CDS encoding alpha-mannosidase, which gives rise to MTKKKRAHIISHTHWDREWYLPYEKHHMRLIQLVDSLLDQLDEGSDYKSFYLDGQTIIIDDYLQVRPEQKERLEKHIRNGRIVIGPWYILQDAFLTSGEANVRNMQVGHKDAKRYGTPSKIGYFPDTFGLVGQTPQLMQQSGIDNVFFGRGVKPTGFNNTVSDAGYESSFSELMWEGPDGSKVLGVLFANWYSNGNEVPVDEESARKFWETKLADAEKYASTNELLYMNGCDHQPIQRDLPEAIRMAEQLYPDIEFVHSNFPDYLEALRASSEHELSTVKGELRSQRTDGWGTLVNTASARVYLKQMNQLGQSMLEKVAEPLASYAYLLGHAYPHDQLTYAWKTLMQNHPHDSICGCSVDEVHREMVTRFDKSRHVAEALIEESTSQIATAVDTSIFERYGENARPVVVFNTTGWERSGVVQMELDAARLYFRDGHTLEEMATQMKAVDLSDRILVDENGNHIPCTVEDLGLQFGYDLPDDRFRQPYSCRRVRIRFETEHVAALGLKTYALVKSVDHAKSGTSSKKTTLLRGERGMENQHMIVTIEDNGSFTLTDKRTGRTYKDLGVYENVGDIGNEYMFKQPENEVARTTHELQAEIRVLEDTSYLASFEVIHHWEIPESADEMLDQEQRELIYYPHRKAQRSAKMTPLQIRTVISLSRSGKGVQVETTFNNQAKDHRVRALFPTDLVSAVHHVDSMFEIATRDNKPAPEWQNPSNTQHQQNFVDVSEQDVGLVVANLGLNEYEVLQDGRNTIAVTLLRAVGELGDWGLFPTPEAQCLGEHTFQIEIIPHDGNGAASGAYIEAYQFQVPWTLAQTEVHPGYLTPSNTPFAWQGDGLAFSSLKVNEDSGDVMLRWFNMTTDSATLNLAASQANPQPFETAYKSNILEEEGERLHSHNIEEASTLSFASKEWNIQTGSCEIVTVGLRR
- a CDS encoding beta-galactosidase; translation: MSIQLHDKKLIIFADPAFPMEGASPTHEALNTWKAVEEITVVNAEELAEVLKTTAGEGCLVNLHAPYFPKSAWTEIAAYLHQGGSLISVGGAPFKRPVRYENGAWVVESEQTAYHQELYIHEALNVSSANVQSYSSSEQIPLLTGKEGLFEKADTWNLVPHTTKTSDLPHQMGSSGPMSTQIYPLLRGMSKDGRSVAAPVVLWENSRGTFVGSRWMFVHLPLTTSFWTQDGADEIVKWAQFCAAGVTEFSLITNYASYEPDERAVLTLQGQILQRAGNRLIESELWTFDITVEHEDRTSGMTEKVWNHRLEMKLSGEQRFERILLPVSIESGLYRIICHAQAPDGEVRTLRQGFWGQDAALLAEGEVISRSRDYFVKDGRPLPVVGMTYMTSDVARKFLFLPNADVWDRDMAQMAKAGINWIRTGIWTAYRNMMQVDGHMAEDVLRAIDAFILTAKRHGLQVTFTFFSFTPETWEGTNPYLDPQSVEAQKRFIRSIVSRHTHTTHVDWDLINEPSMFDPVRIFSAGPRSARDSYEQQAFIAWLEQRHQTIEALQEAWNMSPKQLPNFAAAVIPEAEEINFDVQDMHKAKKGTRWLDYCLFSMEMHNVWARELVGTIKDLVPDHLVTVGQDEALGAQRPSPFFYEREVDYTTVHSWWLNDDLIWDGIFAKTPYKPNLIQETGIMYVETPDGRAKRTEEELRGILERKYAYAFSTGGAGAVQWIWNTNFYMDNANESHIGALRADGTEKPEADVSYDYGRFMHGIRDLFEDRELEDIAVVFPYSNDFSNRALAYDATTKLTRVMSYDLKLPFRALSEYHLEALEQLPPKLIIVPSPHNMDSDALQQLLTFAEKEGTSLLITGPLGLDAYWKATDRADHIVGKRSLGNVQREELLNINGVNHRVTYGRRRIAEVAKETLLHGDNGTADEVHVLPLGKGKLIWTPLPVELNGRDEPLAELYRYATEISGIEQELEWISGGDIAGIYGRKLSFPKGNLYVFVSEFALNHEVHVRDQRTGVSYSFQLEKNRSVLFATDASGNLTAVYRPDEVEIVQQDERGGITR